The genomic DNA GTCAACTGCTCGTCGGAGACCTGTCCGGTACCCCTGGAGCTGACGACGACGGACACGGGTTCCGCCACGCCGATGGCATAGGCGATCTGAACTTCGCACATGTCGGCCAGGCCGGACGCGACGACGTTCTTGGCCACATAACGGGCCATGTACGCGCCGGAGCGGTCCACCTTGGACGGGTCCTTGCCGGAGAACGCGCCGCCGCCGTGCGCGCCGGCGCCGCCGTAGGTATCGTTGATGATCTTGCGTCCGGTCAGTCCGCAGTCGCCCACGGGGCCGCCGATGACGAACCGGCCGGTGGGGTTGATGTAGGTTTTCAGGTGCTCGTCGATGAGTTCCTCGGGCAGGGACTTCATGATGACTTCCTGAAGGATGGCTTCCTTGAGGTCGGAATACGCGATGTTCTCGTCATGCTGAGAGGAGACGACCACGTTGTCGATGCGCACGGGCTTGCCGCTCTCGAACTGCACGCAGACCTGGGTTTTGCCGTCCGGGCGCAGGAAGTCGAGGATGCCCTCCTTGCGCACATAGGTCAGGCGGCGGGAGAGCTTGTGGGCGTAGTAGATGGGGGTGGGCATGAGCGTCGGGGTCTCGTTGGTGGCGAAACCGAACATCATGCCCTGGTCGCCCGCGCCCTGTTCCTCGGGCTTGGTGCGGTCGACGCCCTGGGCAATGTCGGGGGACTGCTTGTCGATGGACGAGATGACCGCGCAGGTCTGCCAGTCGAAGCCCATGGTGTCGGAGCTGTTGTAGCCGATGCCCTTGATGGTCTCACGGACGATGTCCGGGAAGTCGGCGAAAGCGGTGGTGGAAATTTCACCGGCGATGAAGGCCATCCCGGTGGTGACCAGCGTTTCACAGGCCACACGGGCGTTTTCGTCCTGGCCGATTATGGCGTCCAGGATGGCGTCGGAAATCTGGTCGGCGACCTTGTCCGGGTGGCCTTCGGTCACGGATTCGGAAGTGAAAAGGTATTTGCCTTCAATCTGCATCGGACCCTCCTTCAGGGATGCTGCTTGCTACGACAGGAAATCCTGGTTGATGAGCTCGCACTCAAGGATTTCGTCGACGGTGTTGTTCTTGCTGGCGATCACGACCCTGGGTTTGCGGGTCTTTGCTTCGTTTTCGTCCAGCCACATGTAGGCGGCGATAATCACGCGCTGTCCGACTCCGCCCTTGTGGGCGGCAGCCCCGTTCAGGCAGATCTCGCCGGGTGCGCCGGGGATGGCGTAGGTGGTCAACCGTTCGCCGTTGTCCAAATTGTAAACGTCCACCTGCTCATAAGGCAGCAGACCAACGGTTTTCATCAGTTTGGTGTCGATGGAGATGCTGCCCCGGTATTCCAGGTTCGCGCAGGTAATGGTGGCGCCGTGAATTTTGGCGCTCAGAAAACATCTTTGAGCCACGGTTATAATACCTCTAAGAGTATATTGTCGATGAGTCGGGCCTTGCCCATTTGCACGGCCACGGCGGCCAGCGCGTTGCGGGATATGGTCTCGACAGGGGAAATTTCGTCGGGGTCCACGATCTCGATATAGTCCACCACGCCCATGGGCAGGGCTGCGGCGTATTCATCGGTCAGGAACCGCTTCAGAGTTTCGGCATCGCGTTCACCGCCGCGGACCTTTTCCGCCAGCTTGAGCAGCCCCTTGCGGATGTTCGGGGCGGCGGCGCGCTCCGTGTCCGTCAAATAGGCGTTGCGGGAACTCAGGGCCAGGCCGTCCTCCTCGCGGACGATGGGTTGGCCGATGAGCCGGATCGGGATGTTCAGGTCGCGGACCAGACGGCGAAGGATGGCGAGCTGTTGCCAGTCCTTTTCGCCGAACACGGCCACTTCGGCCTGGGTGAGCATGAACAGCTTGGTAACCACCGTGCATACGCCCCGGAAATGGACGGGCCGGCTTGCCCCGCAAAGGTGTTCGCCGAGTCTCGGCGCTTCCACCCACGTGGCGTGGTTGTCCGCGTACATGGCTCCCGGTTCGGGCGCGAAGACAAGGTCAGCGCCGTGGGCTTCGGCCTTGGCGCAGTCGCTCTCGAAGTCGCGAGGGTAGGAGGAGAGATCTTCGTTCGCGCCGAACTGGGCCGGGTTGACGAAGACGGAGACCACCAGCCTGTCGCACTCGGGCCGCGCCCGGTCGATGAGGGAGGTGTGTCCGTTATGCAGGTAGCCCATGGTCGGGACGAGGCCGACGGCAAGGCCCTGCTTGCGCCAAGCCAGGCATTGGCGCTGCAATTCAGTCGGATTGGTGATGATTTTCATGGTTTGCCTCTGAGCTTGGTGAACAACTGACAGATTTGAGGTCGGGAGTCAAACAAAATGTTTATATCTGGATACATTGATATAGTTGGTTTGAGAAGGGCGGAAAGAGGAGTAAAAACAGGAGTTGTCACACTCGATTCCCCAAACTTTTGTTTGAGAAAAAACGGCCCTCGTAGTAGCCTGGCATATTATGAGGACAAATAAGGACATCTTCTCGGACCGGGCTACGTCGCTCACTCCCCAGGAGCTGATCGACTTCGAGCACACCATCAAGGACTGCATGGCGGAGTTCGTTCCCTTTTCCTCCTACAGCCTGTTCTTTCCCCGTGAACGATCGGACGTCATTCCCGACCCCGAGTTCCGCCGGGAGGACAACGAGCTGATTCTGCCCATGGTCTTCAAGGGCGAGATGATGTGCTATTTCATCGCCAAGGGCGTGCGGCTCAAGGCCCCGTCCACGGCCCCCAAATATCTCATGGCGCTGGCTTCGTCCGTGCTCGAAAAGCTGGCCCTGTACAAGAAGGCTGTCACCGACCCCCTCACCGGCCTGTATTCACGGAACTTTTTCTTCGAGGAATTGGAGCAGGCCATCGAGCAGGTTCAGGACTGTCTGTCCGCGGGCAGTTGCCGGGCGGCAGTGGAGGCCCGCGAGCCGGAAATCACCTTTTCCGGCACCTTCGGGGTCATCTTCCTCGACATGGACACCTTCCAGCCCATCAACGAGCGGTACGGCTACCTCAAGGGCGACGATATCCTGGGCGAAGTAGGGCGGCTGCTCCATCTGGTCTGCCCCAAATACACCACAGTGTCGCGCTTCGCCAACGACAAGTTCGCCATCCTGGTGCCTGACGCCAAGCCCCACGCATGTTTCCAGCTCTCCGAAGTCATTCGCTCGGGCCTGAACAAGCTTTCCTTCACCGACGACATCACCAACGACACCATCACCGTTTCCGGCAGCCTGGGCTATGTCTGTTATCCCCAGGGGCTGGAGGGCGCGCAGTTCCGGCGCACTTCGTCCGAGCAGGCGCGCATGATCGTCCGCAAGGCGCGCAAGGGCGTGGCCGTGGCCAAGGACCAGGGACGCAACCGGGTCTTCGGCTATGCCGACATCCTGTCCAAGGGTGGCCGGGTTCTCGAAATTTTGCCTATGAACCGTATGGTTGTCTCCCTGGGCGAAGCGTCCGGGGCCAAAGTGGGCCAGCGTTTCCTGGTGCGTTCGCCCAAGTCCGGCGGGATCGCTTCCGCCTCCCTGACAGAGGACGAGCGAATTTCCGGCCGCTATCCGGCCATGTACAAGGGCGAGGTGGTGCTGGTGGAAGTTCAGGACGACATCGCCTTTGCCGAGGCCCTGCATCTCGGCGACGCGGCCTGGTCCGTGGAGCCCGGCGACCGGCTCAATCTTATCGAAGGCGACGAGAGCCTGTTTTCCCCCGAACAGGAGATTCGGGACGACTCCATGCCGAGCCACGACGGGGCGACCCAGCTTCTTCGCTACGGCGAATTCGTTTCCTGGTTTTCCAAGGCCCGCCTCAAGCCGGAGTCCTTCGGCCTTTCCCTCATCCGCATACTGGATCAGCCTGAAGAGGGCGACCGCTATCGGGACGGCATGGATCACATGGCCCGCGACGTGGCCAAACTCGCCAAGGGCGTGTTCGGCGACTCGGCCACCGGAGGCCGGTTCGGTCTCAACGGCATGATTTTCTTCACGGATGGCGTGGATCGGCAGACCCTTATGGACCGTTCTCTCGAACTTGAAAAGGCGGCCCTCAGGACCCTCGGCCTCAAGCTCGCCGTGGGTTCGTCGCGTTTCCCCTTCCTCAATTTCGACCGGGCGGACATGCTTGAAAACTGCCGCATGGCACTGGAACACGCCCTGCTTTTGCCCGATCCCCGCGTGGCCGTGTTCGATTCCATTTCTCTCAATCTCTCTGCCGACCGCCGTTTCATGGATGGCGACATCTACGGGGCCATCGAGGAATTCAAGCTCGCCCTGCTCGACGACGACAACAATTTGCTGGCGCGGAACTCGCTCGGCATTTGCTACGCCCAGCTCGGCAAGTTCGAGGAAGCCCGCCACGAGTTCGAGCGGGTGGTGGAGCTGGACAAGGGCGATATCCTCGCCCTCTACAACCTGGGGTGGGCGAACCATCGTCTCGGTGACCTGGAGAGCGCGGAAAAAACGTACCGCCAGTGCCTCAAGGCTGAGCCGGGGCATGTCTATTCCCTCATGCGGCTCGGCTCCATCGAGGAAAAGGCTAATCATCTCAAGAAGGCCGCGACTCTCTACAGCAAGGCTGCCGAACAGCCCGGCGGCGAACGTATGGTCCTCCGGCCCCTGGCCCGGGTGGCCTATCGCCAGGGAGACATCGAGGGCACCCGCGAATATCTCCATCTGGCCCTCAACGCCGACCACAACGACCATCAGGCCATGCACATGCTCGCCAAGCTGTATCTCGATCAGGGCGAAGACCCGCAGATCGCCGAGGTCCTGGCGCGGCAGTCTTCGGCGCTGGCCCCGGGCGTGAGCGCCTACTGGGACACTCTTGTGGAAGCGCTAGAAGCCCAGGGGAAGGGCGAGGAAGCCGCCATCGTCGCCGCCCGCGCGGCGGGGTAGGTTCGCCTCCGGTGCAATCTGGCCGTTTGAAGCCTTTGGCGGCTGGGGGAAGGGGAGAAAACGTCTTTTGAGAAAAGGACGTTTTCTCCCCTTCCTTCATTTCTTCTATCCCTGAACTTTTGGTGCCGCTTGGCGGTTTGCGGGCGCGGTGAGCTGGCGCGCTTGCGGGCTAGGTGTATGCGGGCGGTCGAGTCTACTTGGTTGTTGCGTGTGGGGCCGACAGGGCCTTGATGCGCGCGAGAACCGGGGGGTGGCTGTATTCGAGCCAGACCGTGAGCGGATGCGGGGTGGGGTTGGAAAGGTGCGAGGCGGACATCTTCTTCAGAGCCGAGATCATGGTCTCGGGGCGGCCCGTGGTTCGGGCGGAGAAGGCGTCGGCCTCGAATTCATGTTTGCGGGAGATCAGGTTGGCCGCCACGGAAAGCGCCAGTGAGAGCGGGGTGTAGAGCAGAACGAAGAAGACCAGTCCCGCGTACAGTGACTTGTGCGCCATGCCGAAAGCCGCGAACAGCCCGTCGGATTGCAGGAACAGGGACATGAGGTAGAAGACGACCCCGGTCTTTATGATGCTTATGGCCAGATGTTTCTTGATGTGTCCGAGCTTGGCGTGGCCCACTTCATGAGCCAGCACCGCAACGATCTCGTCGGCGTCCATTTCCTTGATGAGCGTGTCGAACAGGGCGATGCGCCGCCGCTTGCCGAATCCCGTGAAAAAGGCGTTGCCCTTGGTGGAACGTTTGGAGCCGTCCATGACAAAGATGCCGGACAGCTCAAACCCGGCCTTGTCGGCAAAGGCTTCGAGCTTGTCGCGCAGTTCGCCGTCCTCAAGGGGCGTGAACTTGTTGAACAGCGGCAGAATCCAGGTGGGCGCCACATAGGTCAACCCCAGAGAGAGAACCACCGCGAATCCCCAACACAGGAGCCATGCGTAGGAGCCGGTCTCGCGCAGGAAGAGCAGGATGCCCGCCACCAGCGCTCCGCCGATGATCGCGGTCAGGGCGATCCCCTTGACCCGGTCCATGATGAAGGTGGCAACGGTGGTCGTGTTGAAACCGAAGCGTTTTTCCAGGACGAAGGTGTGGTACGTCTCGAAGGGCAGGCCGATAACGCCCGCGATCAAGGCCAGGCCGCCGATGAATAAAAGGCCGGTGGCAAGGGGACCGGCCCCGGCGGCGCGGGCGATCTGGTCAAGGAGATTGAAGCCGCCGAGCAGGATGGCGGCCACCAGCACGGCGGTGTTGAAGGATTCCGACACCGTGGAGAATTTCATGGATTCCAGGGTGTAGGCCCTGGATTTGACATACGTTGCCTCGTCGAATACATCGGCCAGCTCCTCGGGCGGTTTCGGCTGCATGGCCTTGGCGGAGAGCCTGTCGGACAACATGCCCAGAAACCAGGCCGCAATCAGGGAACCGATGATGATGACGAGATAGATGTTCATGAAGCCCTCCCGGGGCTGAGACGGATCGCGTTGAATGGTTACGCTATACGGATTCGTCTCGGCTCGTCAACAGCGGCCGTCAGACGTATGGCCTAGGGGCTCGGAAATGCGGGACAATCGTGAGCGCGCTTGCCTATTTCCCGTGGCTGTATTAATTTGCGGGAGTTGCTTACCGCTTTTTCCCTAACGAAGGACGCCATGTCAGGAAGCCCCATGACCGCCAAGGAAATCCGCGAAGACATCGCGCGTGCCCGCGCCTACGCCAAGAAAAACGATTATCTGCGGACACTCAAGTGTCTGGCCAACGCCATTCGGGGAATGGTCACCAGCCAGGTCTACGGGGTGGAGAAGTTCGAGATTCAGGCCCACCTGGACGAGGCCCTGCGCGACCTGAACAAGATGAAGATGATCCAGAAGCTCTTCCCTGACGGACTCACGTACCGGAAGGGCAGGGAAAAGGCGTTTTTCCAGACCCTCATGCGGCTGCACCGAAAGCTCGGAGAAGCCATGGAAAAGGCCCGCGTGGCCAAGCAGCGCAAGCGTCTGGCCGTGCTGGACGACAACCTCATCAAGGCCGCGAAGCTTATTCGGGCGGGCCAGCCGCTTGAGGCCCGCAAGCTCTACAGCAAGATCGCCGAATATTTTCAGGACATCGAGGGCATTCATTCGGATATCGGCAATCGCATGGCCGCCTTCGGCCTTTTCGCCGAGGCCGTGCCCTACCTGAACAGGGCGTTGGAAATCCAGAACAACGACGCGCGCGCCCACAACGCGCTCATCCTTTGCTACGAGGGGATGCACGAGGTGGACAAGGCCATGGCCGCCATCAAGGATGCCATGCGCTGGCTCGGTCCCGGAGAGAACCTCTACCTGCGCCTTGCCAAGCTGTACCTGCACAAGCGGGAATGGGGCGAGGTCTTCAACAACGCCAAGGCCGCGCTGGACCGCAATCCTCTCAACGCCGAAGCTGCCGGGCTCATGAAGCAGGCCGAGCCCAAGATTTTCGCTTCGGCCAAGGGGCGCGGTTCTAAAAAGGCCCACGACCTGAATTTCTAGGCCGACTCCGGCCGTTTCTTTTCGGAAAGGGCGATCAAGCCCCTGTATCCATGGAATATTGCGCCGTCCGAACAGGGCGCGTTGAGAATGAGGGCGGGGCCGGGAACGCTCATCAGGCACGCCCCGGTCCCGTCCGGTTTAGTGGAGGCTATTTGGAAGCGTTGAGATTTTCGCGGGCCAGCCGTAGGATCGATCCTTCGCCCGTTGCCACGAGGAGATTGCCGTCCCGGTCGATGCTCAGGCCGGAGACCGGCCTGCCGCAATCATAAGCCCGGCTGACCGACCCGTCGGAAGCGATCAGAAAAATCGCGCCGGACACCGTGCCCACGAAGACCGTGCGCGACCGGCCGACGGCAAGAGCGGTGGGGGCTTCCACCTTGGCGTAAACCACGGGGTCGCCGTCCGGCGGAACGCACAACACTTCGTTTGCAGCGCAGTTCGTGGTATAGGCATTGCCCCGTCCGTCCAGAGCCAGTCCGGCGGCTCCCGGCAGATCGGAGCAGATCGTTTGCCTTGCTTCATCCCCGAGGGCCGGGAGGACCGCCCCCGGCAGGATCATGACGAGGACGAACGCCATGAAAAAAGTGTGAGTACGCGAGTAAATCCGCATGTCGTGCCTCCTTTGCGTTGGAGCCACGGTAGAAATGTGTCATTAATATGTCCAATACATATTTACACGAAGATTAATATTGATTAGGTCTGAATAATGGAATTGAGACAGATTACCTATTTCATCGCCGTGGCCGAGGAACTGCATTTCGGCCGGGCCGCCGAGCGGTGCCATATCGCCCAGCCTCCCCTGTCGCAGCAGATCAAGCGTCTTGAAGAGGAGCTCGGCGTCACGCTTCTTGAGCGGACCAGCCGGAGGGTGGCCCTGACCCCGGAGGGCAAGGAGTTCCTCAAACGGTGCAGGGATGTCCGCGACCGGCTGAACGAGGCGGTCGTCTGCATTCAGGACATGGCCAAGGGGTTGGAGGGCCAGTTGCGCGTGGGTTTCATCGGCCCGGCGTCGCTCTCCAGGCTGCCCATGGCCATTCGCGCCTTTCGCGAGCGCAACCAGCGTATACGTCTGGATTTTTCGGCGCAATCCACCTCGGAACAGTTGCCGCTTCTGCGTGGCGATCGCATCGACATAGCCTTTGTCCGTCTTTTCGGACATGACACCGGCGGGCTCAATTCCCTGTTGTTCCTGCGCGAACCCTATGTCCTGGCCGTGCCGGACGGGCATCCGTTCGCCGAGCGGGACGCGTTGGACATTACCGACCTCGAAGGCCAGCCGCTCATTTTCAATCAGCGTATCGCGCAGCCCGCGCTGTATCGGTCGCTGGTCGGCTCCTTCCACAAGGCCGGGTTTATGCCCAACATCGTCCAGGAAGTGAATACCGAGCAGTCCACCGTGGCTCTGGTCGCCACCGGCCTGGGATGCGCCCTTGTGCCCGCTTCAAGTGCGTCGGGCGGGCGGAACGGCGTGGTCTTCAAGCCTCTCTCCGGCGATCTCCCACAATGGGAGATTACCGCGCTTTGGAAAAAGAGCAATCAATCAGCAATATTGCAGAAATTCCTCGAAGTCGTGCGCGATTTCCGTCAGGTCAGTTAGAATCGGAAATGTTATAATCTGCGCGAAAACCTGTTTTCGTGCGGGCGCGTGTTGTATGCTGCACCCAAACCTGCAACGAAGGAGGGTGCGCCATGCGCAAGACAATGATTCCGTTTTTGGCCGCTTTGATCGGTTTTTGCGCCGTGCTCGGCCTGTCGCCATCCGTTTTGGCCGAGTCCGGGACGTTGGCGGTTTGCCTGTCCGGCTGTCGGCCCGGGGATGCCGAGTGCATCAACTGCTGCGCCGAAGCGTTTGCTTCGGGGGAGGAGCGGGCCATCGTTGAGGGCTACGTCGACTGCACCGAGAAATGCGAATCGCTGGAGGGGCTCAAGGCCCTGATGTGCTGCCGGGGTTGTCTGGAGCAGGCGCGCGCCGCAGGCGGCGCTGAAGCACGGACCGCCGATTTCGAATGTCCCAATTGGGTAGGCCCCGTTCCCTGCCCGGATTGCCAGACCTGGAGCCTTCGGCGTCAGCAATGCGTTCCCGCCCCCAAGGAACTTTGCAACGATACCAAATAACGGCTGTGCCGGGGGGCATCATCCCACTGCGGCTTTCCGTCCGGGCATCGGGTGTGGATATCGTTTTTCCGCGAAACGGCTTGATGCGTGTGGAATGACGATTGGAGCTGAGGCGGGGCGAGCGTCATTACCAAAAAACCGGCCCCGGTCCGTGTGGACCGGGGCCGGTTGGCTTGATCTGGGTCGGGTTGCCTGGGAGGCTTAGTACATGCCGCCCATGCCGCCCATTCCGCCCATGCCGCCCATGCCGCCGGGCATGGCCGGAGCCGCGTCAGCCTTCTCAGGCTTGTCGGCGATGGCGCACTCGGTGGTCAGCAGCAGACCTGCCACGGAAGCGGCGTTCTGCAGAGCGGTGCGGGTGACCTTCTTCGGGTCGATGACACCGGCCTTGATGAGGTCTTCGTAGTTGTCGGTGGCGGCGTTGTAGCCGAAACCGGCCTTGCCTTCCTTGATCTTCTCGACAACGATGGAACCTTCCAGACCGGCGTTGGCAGCGATCTGGCGCAGGGGCTCTTCCACGGCGCGGGTGATGATGTTGATACCGGCCTGCTCGTCGTCGTCGGCGGCCTTGACCTTGAGGGCGGCCTTGCCGGAGCGGGCGAGAACCACGCCGCCGCCGGGCACGATGCCTTCCTCGACAGCCGCGCGGGTGGCGTTCAGAGCGTCTTCCACGCGGGCCTTCTTTTCCTTCATCTCGGTCTCGGTGGCGGCACCGACGTTGATGACGGCCACGCCGCCCACGATCTTGGCCAGACGCTCCTGGAGCTTCTCGCGATCGTAGTCGGAAGAGGATTCGGCG from Pseudodesulfovibrio thermohalotolerans includes the following:
- the metK gene encoding methionine adenosyltransferase: MQIEGKYLFTSESVTEGHPDKVADQISDAILDAIIGQDENARVACETLVTTGMAFIAGEISTTAFADFPDIVRETIKGIGYNSSDTMGFDWQTCAVISSIDKQSPDIAQGVDRTKPEEQGAGDQGMMFGFATNETPTLMPTPIYYAHKLSRRLTYVRKEGILDFLRPDGKTQVCVQFESGKPVRIDNVVVSSQHDENIAYSDLKEAILQEVIMKSLPEELIDEHLKTYINPTGRFVIGGPVGDCGLTGRKIINDTYGGAGAHGGGAFSGKDPSKVDRSGAYMARYVAKNVVASGLADMCEVQIAYAIGVAEPVSVVVSSRGTGQVSDEQLTKAVTEVFDMRPYYIQKRLKLRRPIFRKTTNYGHFGRELPEFTWEATDAVADLRTACKI
- the panD gene encoding aspartate 1-decarboxylase; translated protein: MAQRCFLSAKIHGATITCANLEYRGSISIDTKLMKTVGLLPYEQVDVYNLDNGERLTTYAIPGAPGEICLNGAAAHKGGVGQRVIIAAYMWLDENEAKTRKPRVVIASKNNTVDEILECELINQDFLS
- the panC gene encoding pantoate--beta-alanine ligase, with protein sequence MKIITNPTELQRQCLAWRKQGLAVGLVPTMGYLHNGHTSLIDRARPECDRLVVSVFVNPAQFGANEDLSSYPRDFESDCAKAEAHGADLVFAPEPGAMYADNHATWVEAPRLGEHLCGASRPVHFRGVCTVVTKLFMLTQAEVAVFGEKDWQQLAILRRLVRDLNIPIRLIGQPIVREEDGLALSSRNAYLTDTERAAAPNIRKGLLKLAEKVRGGERDAETLKRFLTDEYAAALPMGVVDYIEIVDPDEISPVETISRNALAAVAVQMGKARLIDNILLEVL
- a CDS encoding tetratricopeptide repeat-containing diguanylate cyclase, translated to MRTNKDIFSDRATSLTPQELIDFEHTIKDCMAEFVPFSSYSLFFPRERSDVIPDPEFRREDNELILPMVFKGEMMCYFIAKGVRLKAPSTAPKYLMALASSVLEKLALYKKAVTDPLTGLYSRNFFFEELEQAIEQVQDCLSAGSCRAAVEAREPEITFSGTFGVIFLDMDTFQPINERYGYLKGDDILGEVGRLLHLVCPKYTTVSRFANDKFAILVPDAKPHACFQLSEVIRSGLNKLSFTDDITNDTITVSGSLGYVCYPQGLEGAQFRRTSSEQARMIVRKARKGVAVAKDQGRNRVFGYADILSKGGRVLEILPMNRMVVSLGEASGAKVGQRFLVRSPKSGGIASASLTEDERISGRYPAMYKGEVVLVEVQDDIAFAEALHLGDAAWSVEPGDRLNLIEGDESLFSPEQEIRDDSMPSHDGATQLLRYGEFVSWFSKARLKPESFGLSLIRILDQPEEGDRYRDGMDHMARDVAKLAKGVFGDSATGGRFGLNGMIFFTDGVDRQTLMDRSLELEKAALRTLGLKLAVGSSRFPFLNFDRADMLENCRMALEHALLLPDPRVAVFDSISLNLSADRRFMDGDIYGAIEEFKLALLDDDNNLLARNSLGICYAQLGKFEEARHEFERVVELDKGDILALYNLGWANHRLGDLESAEKTYRQCLKAEPGHVYSLMRLGSIEEKANHLKKAATLYSKAAEQPGGERMVLRPLARVAYRQGDIEGTREYLHLALNADHNDHQAMHMLAKLYLDQGEDPQIAEVLARQSSALAPGVSAYWDTLVEALEAQGKGEEAAIVAARAAG
- a CDS encoding M48 family metallopeptidase → MNIYLVIIIGSLIAAWFLGMLSDRLSAKAMQPKPPEELADVFDEATYVKSRAYTLESMKFSTVSESFNTAVLVAAILLGGFNLLDQIARAAGAGPLATGLLFIGGLALIAGVIGLPFETYHTFVLEKRFGFNTTTVATFIMDRVKGIALTAIIGGALVAGILLFLRETGSYAWLLCWGFAVVLSLGLTYVAPTWILPLFNKFTPLEDGELRDKLEAFADKAGFELSGIFVMDGSKRSTKGNAFFTGFGKRRRIALFDTLIKEMDADEIVAVLAHEVGHAKLGHIKKHLAISIIKTGVVFYLMSLFLQSDGLFAAFGMAHKSLYAGLVFFVLLYTPLSLALSVAANLISRKHEFEADAFSARTTGRPETMISALKKMSASHLSNPTPHPLTVWLEYSHPPVLARIKALSAPHATTK
- a CDS encoding tetratricopeptide repeat protein; translation: MTAKEIREDIARARAYAKKNDYLRTLKCLANAIRGMVTSQVYGVEKFEIQAHLDEALRDLNKMKMIQKLFPDGLTYRKGREKAFFQTLMRLHRKLGEAMEKARVAKQRKRLAVLDDNLIKAAKLIRAGQPLEARKLYSKIAEYFQDIEGIHSDIGNRMAAFGLFAEAVPYLNRALEIQNNDARAHNALILCYEGMHEVDKAMAAIKDAMRWLGPGENLYLRLAKLYLHKREWGEVFNNAKAALDRNPLNAEAAGLMKQAEPKIFASAKGRGSKKAHDLNF
- a CDS encoding NHL repeat-containing protein — translated: MRIYSRTHTFFMAFVLVMILPGAVLPALGDEARQTICSDLPGAAGLALDGRGNAYTTNCAANEVLCVPPDGDPVVYAKVEAPTALAVGRSRTVFVGTVSGAIFLIASDGSVSRAYDCGRPVSGLSIDRDGNLLVATGEGSILRLARENLNASK
- a CDS encoding LysR substrate-binding domain-containing protein, with protein sequence MELRQITYFIAVAEELHFGRAAERCHIAQPPLSQQIKRLEEELGVTLLERTSRRVALTPEGKEFLKRCRDVRDRLNEAVVCIQDMAKGLEGQLRVGFIGPASLSRLPMAIRAFRERNQRIRLDFSAQSTSEQLPLLRGDRIDIAFVRLFGHDTGGLNSLLFLREPYVLAVPDGHPFAERDALDITDLEGQPLIFNQRIAQPALYRSLVGSFHKAGFMPNIVQEVNTEQSTVALVATGLGCALVPASSASGGRNGVVFKPLSGDLPQWEITALWKKSNQSAILQKFLEVVRDFRQVS